The following are encoded together in the Triticum dicoccoides isolate Atlit2015 ecotype Zavitan chromosome 6B, WEW_v2.0, whole genome shotgun sequence genome:
- the LOC119325871 gene encoding zealexin A1 synthase-like produces MVRGSYIEPLVPSTSMQYMRATLALPHMEPFTMPYYHFGLCLFLALLYHAVLRALSAAAKQPRPRLPPGPWQLPIIGSLHHLLRGLPHRTMRDLSLRHGPLMLLRLCERVAIVVSSAEAAREIYKGNEAAFSERLSSPGIDEFSRHGQGIVFAPYSDHWRLLRRILMTELLSARRVEAFRQIREEEAGRLVSTIQATSDGRLVNVDERLDEFMTDSAVRAIFGDRLPDRAAFLKIVKQGVGLSSLFDLRDLFPSSRLIRLLQRSGKAERHRQEMFKIMDNILRSHEERRAARDGDDEQDMVDVLLRIQKEGNMRVSLTDGVIRALLIDVFGAALDTTTTILQWAMAELMTNPRVMQRVQSEADYVLAGHATVQEASLKSMQYLQVVIKETLRLHPPASLFPRVCVQDCKIQGYDVPRGATMLTNTWAISRDPKYWNEPEKFMPERFECDGVADFRGLDFEFTPFGVGRRICPGIDFAYANIEIALASLIYHFNWELPLRVDPKEIDMTEVFGATVRRKAELFLRPIPRVPL; encoded by the exons ATGGTGCGAGGATCATATATAGAGCCCCTTGTTCCGTCTACTAGTATGCAGTACATGCGCGCGACTCTCGCCCTTCCTCACATGGAGCCGTTCACGATGCCATACTACCACTTCGGCCTATGCCTCTTCTTGGCTCTCCTCTACCACGCCGTCCTACGCGCTCTTTCTGCCGCCGCCAAGCAGCCCCGGCCGAGGCTGCCTCCCGGCCCGTGGCAGCTTCCGATCATCGGCAGCCTGCACCACCTGCTGCGCGGGCTCCCACACCGCACCATGCGCGACCTCTCCCTCCGCCACGGCCCGCTCATGCTGCTCCGGCTGTGCGAGCGCGTGGCCATCGTCGTCTCCTCAGCCGAGGCCGCGAGGGAGATCTACAAGGGCAACGAGGCCGCCTTCTCGGAGCGCCTAAGCAGCCCGGGCATCGACGAGTTCTCCAGGCATGGCCAGGGGATCGTCTTCGCGCCCTACAGCGACCACTGGCGCCTGCTCCGCCGGATCCTCATGACGGAGCTGCTCAGCGCGCGGCGCGTCGAGGCGTTCCGGCAGATCCGCGAGGAGGAGGCGGGCCGCCTCGTCTCGACGATTCAGGCGACGTCCGACGGCCGGCTCGTGAACGTCGACGAGAGGCTCGACGAGTTCATGACAGACTCGGCCGTGCGCGCCATCTTCGGGGACAGGCTGCCCGACAGAGCCGCGTTCCTGAAGATCGTCAAGCAAGGAGTGGGTCTGTCGTCGCTGTTCGACCTCCGGGATCTCTTCCCGTCGTCGCGGCTGATTCGGCTTCTGCAGCGCAGCGGCAAGGCAGAGCGGCACCGTCAAGAGATGTTCAAGATCATGGACAACATCCTTAGGAGTCACgaggagagaagggcagccagagaTGGAGACGACGAACAGGACATGGTTGACGTGTTGCTGAGGATCCAGAAAGAAGGCAACATGCGAGTTTCCCTAACCGACGGAGTCATAAGGGCACTGCTCATA GATGTCTTCGGTGCGGCACTTGACACCACAACTACTATTCTACAATGGGCGATGGCTGAACTAATGACAAACCCAAGAGTCATGCAGCGGGTGCAATCCGAGGCAGATTATGTTCTAGCAGGACATGCCACAGTACAAGAGGCCTCACTAAAAAGCATGCAATACCTCCAGGTGGTTATTAAAGAGACCTTGCGACTACACCCTCCTGCCTCGCTCTTCCCTAGAGTGTGTGTGCAAGACTGCAAGATTCAAGGATACGACGTACCACGAGGGGCTACTATGCTAACCAACACATGGGCAATCTCTAGGGATCCGAAGTACTGGAATGAGCCTGAAAAGTTCATGCCAGAGAGATTTGAATGTGATGGTGTTGCGGACTTCAGAGGTTTGGACTTTGAGTTCACTCCTTTTGGTGTTGGAAGGAGGATTTGCCCTGGGATTGATTTTGCATATGCAAACATTGAGATTGCATTAGCTAGCCTAATTTACCATTTTAACTGGGAGCTTCCTCTCAGAGTGGACCCAAAGGAAATAGACATGACAGAGGTGTTTGGAGCAACTGTTCGAAGGAAGGCTGAGCTATTTCTGCGTCCCATTCCTCGTGTCCCCCTCTAG